One region of Streptomyces leeuwenhoekii genomic DNA includes:
- a CDS encoding TetR/AcrR family transcriptional regulator C-terminal domain-containing protein — MPVADGAGPSPAVSDDGAGRAPDRCSNRAPLRFADRLVGALLEAGADEEQAAWTAWTVVYFVLGLVQEEQAAPDRPDDRLTRAVDPAAHPAPHRVAAHSRPGAFEDRPAFGLDAILSRLPE, encoded by the coding sequence GTGCCGGTCGCGGACGGCGCGGGCCCGTCGCCGGCGGTGTCCGACGACGGGGCGGGACGCGCTCCGGACAGATGCTCGAACCGTGCACCCCTGCGCTTCGCCGACCGTCTCGTCGGCGCCCTGCTGGAGGCCGGAGCGGACGAGGAGCAGGCGGCCTGGACGGCATGGACGGTCGTCTACTTCGTCCTGGGCCTGGTCCAGGAGGAGCAGGCCGCGCCCGACCGGCCGGACGACCGCCTGACCCGGGCCGTGGACCCCGCGGCGCACCCGGCCCCGCACCGGGTCGCCGCCCATTCGCGGCCGGGCGCGTTCGAGGACCGCCCCGCCTTCGGCCTGGACGCGATCCTCTCCCGACTGCCGGAGTGA
- a CDS encoding phosphotransferase family protein, with protein sequence METDSWERARQVLEAAGLPPARLAGLRPLSGGTYNTVEELVLTDGSRYVLKVPPPPTAPGLRHERRLLVSEAEFHRAAAGADVPVPRVVAAGPHLLTTACPGKPWDGTLTAAERTVLRRELGRQVARLHRVTGPGFGYPSGALGPLAADWRTAFVTMLDAVLDDARRYQPRLPRPVDVVARTLRAAHDALDEVAVPCLVHFDLWQGNVLVDRVAGEARIGGLIDGERMFWGDPLADFVSLALLGDIRKDRAFLTDYREGGGASGFGVTERLRLALYRCYLYLIMLTETVPRAAGEEHDRRLWEVVAPELVAALDEVGELGRGSSGSP encoded by the coding sequence ATGGAAACGGATTCCTGGGAGCGGGCCCGGCAGGTTCTGGAGGCGGCGGGCCTGCCGCCCGCCCGGCTGGCCGGCTTGCGCCCGCTGTCGGGCGGCACCTACAACACCGTCGAGGAACTCGTGCTCACCGACGGCAGTCGCTACGTGCTGAAGGTGCCGCCCCCTCCGACCGCCCCCGGCCTGCGTCACGAACGCCGGCTTCTCGTGTCCGAGGCGGAGTTCCACCGCGCGGCGGCCGGGGCCGACGTACCGGTGCCGCGGGTCGTGGCAGCCGGCCCCCATCTGCTGACGACCGCCTGCCCGGGAAAGCCGTGGGACGGCACGCTCACCGCGGCCGAGCGGACGGTTCTGCGCAGGGAGCTGGGCCGTCAGGTGGCCCGTCTGCACCGGGTGACCGGTCCGGGCTTCGGCTATCCCTCCGGCGCCCTCGGCCCGCTCGCCGCGGACTGGCGGACCGCCTTCGTGACGATGCTCGACGCCGTCCTCGACGACGCCCGCCGCTACCAACCCCGGCTGCCCCGCCCGGTGGACGTGGTCGCCCGCACGCTCCGGGCCGCCCACGACGCGCTCGACGAGGTCGCGGTCCCCTGTCTTGTCCACTTCGACCTGTGGCAGGGCAATGTCCTGGTGGACCGCGTGGCGGGGGAGGCGAGGATCGGCGGACTCATCGACGGTGAGCGCATGTTCTGGGGTGACCCGCTGGCCGATTTCGTCTCCCTGGCCCTCCTCGGGGACATCAGGAAGGACCGGGCGTTCCTGACGGATTACCGGGAAGGGGGAGGCGCGTCCGGGTTCGGCGTCACCGAGCGTCTCCGTCTCGCCCTCTACCGCTGCTACCTCTACCTGATCATGCTCACGGAGACCGTGCCGCGTGCCGCGGGCGAGGAGCACGACCGCCGGCTGTGGGAAGTGGTCGCGCCCGAGCTCGTCGCGGCGCTGGACGAGGTCGGGGAGTTGGGCCGCGGCTCCTCCGGGTCCCCGTGA
- a CDS encoding DUF4097 family beta strand repeat-containing protein, whose amino-acid sequence MQKFDTPAPISAVVALAAGRVQFIAADRADTTVEVLPSDPAESRDVRTAEETTVVHADGVLRVGTPESGNRLRGPSGSVEITVQLPAGSRVEGKAAGSELRGVGRLGDVAFDGAYRHIKIDEAASLRLTAVDGDVEVGRLGGPAEITTTRGDIRIAEAAHGTVVLRTESGDISVAVAAGVSATLDAGTGYGRVGNALKNDGTAELDIRATTSHGDITARSL is encoded by the coding sequence ATGCAGAAGTTCGACACCCCGGCCCCGATCTCCGCCGTCGTGGCCCTCGCCGCCGGACGCGTCCAGTTCATCGCCGCCGACCGCGCCGACACCACCGTGGAGGTCCTGCCCTCCGACCCCGCCGAGAGCCGCGACGTCCGGACCGCCGAGGAGACCACCGTCGTCCACGCCGACGGCGTCCTGCGGGTCGGCACCCCCGAGTCCGGGAACCGGCTCCGCGGCCCCTCCGGTTCCGTGGAGATCACCGTCCAACTGCCCGCCGGTTCCCGCGTCGAGGGCAAGGCCGCCGGCTCCGAGCTGCGCGGTGTCGGCCGCCTCGGGGACGTCGCCTTCGACGGCGCGTACCGCCACATCAAGATCGACGAGGCCGCGAGCCTCCGGCTCACCGCGGTGGACGGCGACGTCGAGGTCGGCCGGCTCGGCGGCCCCGCGGAGATCACCACGACACGCGGTGACATCCGCATCGCCGAGGCCGCGCACGGCACGGTCGTCCTGCGCACCGAGTCCGGCGACATCTCGGTCGCGGTCGCCGCCGGCGTCTCGGCCACCCTGGACGCCGGCACCGGCTACGGCCGGGTCGGCAACGCCCTCAAGAACGACGGCACCGCCGAACTCGACATCCGCGCCACCACCTCCCATGGCGACATCACCGCCCGCAGCCTCTGA
- a CDS encoding NAD(P)H-binding protein: MSEHSILVTGATGKSGRRVVSRLRAAGLPVRAASRNGEHVFDWTDRGTWDAALEGVRSVYIVQMDGTKLVRPFVERAVRHGVRRLVLASGRGIDDPDYAKDSGGVREGILDSEAAVRESGLEWTISRPGWFAQNFSEGFFADGIRAGELRLPAGDGAAGFVDAEDIAAVVVAALTDDRHAGRIYELSGPRAVTLAEAVATISEATGRDIRYVPLSVEEYVAELVRQGVPPADARAFADVVEPLGKGTDAYLSDGVQRALGRPPRTFAEFARSTAAAGGWPA, translated from the coding sequence ATGTCTGAACATTCCATTCTTGTCACCGGGGCGACCGGCAAGTCCGGCCGTCGCGTCGTCAGCCGGTTGCGGGCCGCGGGGCTGCCGGTTCGGGCGGCCTCCCGCAACGGGGAGCACGTCTTCGACTGGACCGACCGCGGCACCTGGGACGCCGCCCTGGAGGGCGTGCGCTCCGTCTACATCGTGCAGATGGACGGCACGAAGCTCGTACGCCCGTTCGTCGAGCGGGCGGTGCGGCACGGGGTGCGGCGGCTGGTGCTGGCCTCGGGGCGCGGGATCGACGATCCGGACTACGCGAAGGACAGCGGCGGTGTACGGGAGGGCATTCTCGACAGCGAGGCCGCGGTGCGGGAGAGCGGTCTGGAGTGGACGATCAGCAGGCCGGGCTGGTTCGCGCAGAACTTCAGCGAGGGCTTCTTCGCCGACGGCATCCGCGCCGGTGAGCTGCGGCTGCCCGCGGGTGACGGGGCCGCCGGCTTCGTCGACGCCGAGGACATCGCCGCGGTGGTGGTCGCCGCCCTGACCGACGACCGGCACGCGGGCCGGATCTACGAGCTGTCCGGCCCGCGGGCGGTGACGCTCGCCGAGGCTGTCGCCACGATCTCCGAGGCCACCGGCCGGGACATCCGCTACGTCCCGCTCTCCGTCGAGGAATACGTCGCGGAGCTCGTCCGGCAGGGTGTGCCGCCCGCGGACGCGCGGGCCTTCGCGGATGTCGTCGAGCCGCTCGGAAAGGGCACTGACGCGTACCTCTCCGACGGTGTGCAGCGAGCCCTCGGCCGCCCGCCGCGGACCTTCGCCGAGTTCGCCAGGTCCACGGCCGCCGCGGGCGGCTGGCCCGCCTGA
- a CDS encoding alpha/beta fold hydrolase, whose protein sequence is MTKNSTSSSGSQWTGMVPVEDTALAVTDTGGPGVPVIYLNGQFATQGYWRRVIAELGAGWRHITYDERARGRSKRSADYSFEAAVRDVDAVLAARGVERALVVGWSYGAVVAAHWAGRNPERALGAVLVDGAFPHDWLDEAMELRIRKLFRRMSWFLPLLRPTGLAPRMTAEQQAESNIELGRLSRERELGPVLDGITVPVRYVVASGTSFGSRGDEQERIRISLDAVTSRNSHIRSTKVASGHGAILRKDFPAVAGAVREIAALDGARR, encoded by the coding sequence ATGACGAAGAACAGCACGTCCTCGAGCGGTTCGCAGTGGACCGGCATGGTGCCGGTCGAAGACACGGCCCTGGCCGTCACCGACACCGGCGGCCCCGGTGTCCCCGTGATCTACCTCAACGGCCAGTTCGCCACCCAGGGATACTGGCGGAGGGTCATCGCCGAACTGGGCGCCGGGTGGCGGCACATCACCTACGACGAGCGGGCCCGCGGCCGATCGAAGCGTTCGGCCGACTATTCCTTCGAGGCGGCCGTCCGCGATGTCGACGCCGTACTCGCGGCCAGGGGTGTGGAGCGGGCGCTGGTGGTGGGCTGGTCCTACGGGGCGGTCGTCGCAGCGCACTGGGCGGGCCGCAACCCGGAGCGCGCGCTGGGCGCGGTCCTGGTCGACGGGGCGTTCCCGCACGACTGGCTCGACGAGGCCATGGAACTGCGGATACGGAAGCTGTTCCGGCGGATGAGCTGGTTCCTGCCGCTGCTGCGCCCGACCGGACTGGCCCCGCGGATGACCGCCGAGCAGCAGGCGGAGAGCAACATCGAGCTCGGCAGGCTCTCCCGCGAGCGGGAGCTGGGCCCCGTACTGGACGGCATCACCGTGCCGGTGCGGTACGTGGTCGCCTCGGGGACGTCCTTCGGGAGCCGCGGCGACGAACAGGAACGGATCCGCATCAGCCTCGACGCGGTGACCTCCCGCAATTCCCACATCCGCAGCACGAAGGTCGCCAGCGGCCACGGTGCGATCCTGCGCAAGGACTTCCCGGCCGTCGCCGGGGCCGTACGCGAGATCGCCGCCCTGGACGGCGCGCGGCGTTGA
- a CDS encoding lipoprotein, translated as MPVRPAHLPGRRARHGTVAAVSAALLLSACAAAPDDGGVTARSGAPVKSTTAAGRAALPGAAGEPKRARQALPGVGPAMLADIPDTARQVLLVTGDGRNEPTSTVRLYQRTTAGGWEAVTAAWPAHNALKGWTHDHRLGDLRSPIGVFALTDAGGLLPDPGTRMPYDQSDAFTVSGTGFEGEPLDGSFDYVVAINYNREPGTSPLDWARPQGAEKGGGIWVHVDHDGPTQACVSIAEEHLEILLRTLDPALKPVIVMGDAATLAR; from the coding sequence ATGCCCGTACGCCCCGCCCACCTGCCCGGTCGCCGGGCCCGCCACGGCACCGTCGCCGCGGTGAGTGCCGCGCTCCTGCTCAGCGCCTGCGCCGCCGCCCCGGACGACGGCGGCGTGACGGCCCGTTCCGGCGCCCCCGTGAAAAGCACCACCGCCGCCGGCCGAGCCGCGCTTCCCGGGGCGGCCGGCGAACCGAAGCGCGCCCGACAAGCGCTGCCGGGCGTGGGACCGGCCATGCTGGCCGACATCCCCGACACCGCCCGGCAGGTCCTGCTGGTCACCGGTGACGGAAGGAACGAACCCACGTCCACCGTCCGGCTCTACCAGCGCACGACGGCCGGCGGATGGGAGGCCGTGACCGCCGCCTGGCCCGCGCACAACGCGCTCAAGGGCTGGACCCACGACCACCGACTGGGCGACCTGCGCTCCCCGATCGGCGTTTTCGCGCTCACGGACGCCGGCGGTCTGCTGCCCGACCCGGGCACCCGGATGCCCTACGACCAGTCCGACGCCTTCACCGTCTCCGGCACCGGCTTCGAGGGCGAGCCCCTGGACGGCTCCTTCGACTACGTCGTCGCCATCAACTACAACCGCGAGCCCGGCACCTCGCCGCTGGACTGGGCCCGCCCCCAGGGTGCCGAGAAGGGCGGGGGCATCTGGGTCCACGTCGACCACGACGGCCCCACCCAAGCCTGTGTCAGCATCGCCGAGGAGCACCTGGAGATACTGCTGCGCACCCTCGATCCGGCCCTGAAGCCCGTGATCGTCATGGGTGACGCGGCCACCCTGGCACGCTGA
- a CDS encoding AraC family transcriptional regulator gives MDAVSESLAEVRARGAVFRQTIMRPPWALRMAGGAPLTLATMVRGRAWIVLDQREPVPIEVGDIAVVRGDAPYTVADDPASTPSLVVTGADYCPGAEGVEPASGPARTCGTPADGAPVLLSGAFEQRGELGERLLRALPDVLVVPAGDRPLPSAEMVAEEVARDRPGRQLVLDRLLDLMLVSALRTWFDDPDADAPAWCRALNDPVAGAALRLLHDAPAHPWTVAALAAEVGVARATLARRFTALVGEPPMAYLASWRIALAADLLRKTDHTVDTIARKVGYANAFALSAAFKRLRGTRPSDHRNPEPRPRAG, from the coding sequence ATGGATGCCGTGTCGGAGTCGCTGGCGGAGGTGCGGGCGCGCGGTGCCGTCTTCCGGCAGACGATCATGCGACCGCCCTGGGCCCTGCGGATGGCCGGCGGTGCCCCGCTGACGCTGGCCACGATGGTGCGCGGCCGGGCCTGGATCGTTCTCGACCAGCGCGAACCGGTGCCCATCGAGGTCGGCGACATCGCCGTCGTCCGCGGCGACGCGCCCTACACGGTGGCCGACGACCCCGCGAGCACGCCCTCGCTGGTGGTGACCGGCGCCGACTACTGCCCGGGGGCCGAGGGCGTCGAGCCCGCCTCCGGGCCCGCCCGGACCTGCGGAACACCGGCCGACGGAGCCCCCGTACTGCTCAGCGGGGCCTTCGAGCAGCGGGGCGAACTCGGCGAACGACTGCTGCGGGCCCTGCCCGACGTGCTGGTGGTGCCGGCCGGGGACCGTCCCTTGCCCTCGGCGGAGATGGTGGCCGAGGAGGTCGCCCGGGACCGGCCGGGACGGCAACTGGTGCTGGACCGCCTGCTGGACCTGATGCTGGTCTCCGCGCTGCGCACCTGGTTCGACGATCCGGATGCCGATGCTCCGGCCTGGTGCCGTGCGCTGAACGACCCGGTCGCCGGTGCCGCGCTGCGGTTGCTGCACGACGCGCCCGCCCACCCGTGGACGGTGGCGGCCCTGGCGGCCGAGGTGGGGGTGGCACGGGCCACGCTGGCCCGGCGGTTCACCGCGCTGGTCGGTGAGCCGCCGATGGCCTACCTCGCGAGCTGGCGGATCGCCTTGGCCGCGGACCTGCTGCGCAAGACCGACCACACGGTGGACACGATCGCGAGGAAGGTGGGCTACGCCAACGCCTTCGCGCTGAGCGCGGCGTTCAAACGGCTGCGCGGCACCCGGCCCAGCGATCACCGGAACCCGGAACCACGGCCGCGGGCCGGCTAG
- a CDS encoding class I SAM-dependent methyltransferase, which yields MRTLPPRMTRALEQFHSTRPWDHNAHYHRWILRRLPRRFDKALDIGSGSGDLARLLASRAGAVHGVDVDPTIVDRARELTDPAAPVTFTVGDALKEVPPGPYDVITCVAAIHHMPFGDALTCFRRHLAPGGTLVVVGVYRRQSRSDHLIDAVAVPANVAMAWIKNRGRKAPRPVSMTAPARPATMTFADIVRDAHQALPGARLRRRLFWRYTLVWRRPAG from the coding sequence ATGAGGACATTGCCGCCCCGCATGACGCGAGCACTCGAGCAGTTCCATTCCACCCGCCCCTGGGACCACAACGCCCACTACCACCGGTGGATTCTGCGCCGGCTCCCCAGACGTTTCGACAAGGCTCTGGACATCGGATCAGGCAGCGGTGATCTCGCCAGACTCCTGGCCTCACGGGCCGGCGCGGTGCACGGTGTCGACGTCGATCCCACGATCGTCGATCGCGCGCGGGAGCTCACGGACCCCGCCGCCCCGGTGACCTTCACCGTCGGAGACGCACTGAAGGAGGTGCCGCCTGGCCCCTACGACGTCATCACCTGTGTCGCCGCCATCCACCACATGCCGTTCGGCGATGCCCTCACCTGCTTCCGTCGGCACCTGGCGCCCGGCGGAACCCTGGTCGTCGTCGGCGTCTATCGCCGCCAGTCTCGGAGCGACCATCTGATCGACGCCGTGGCCGTACCGGCGAACGTCGCCATGGCCTGGATCAAGAACAGGGGCCGCAAGGCGCCGCGACCAGTCTCCATGACCGCCCCGGCCCGACCGGCGACCATGACCTTCGCAGACATCGTTCGCGACGCCCACCAGGCGCTGCCCGGTGCACGGCTGCGCCGACGACTGTTCTGGCGCTACACGCTGGTCTGGCGCCGCCCGGCGGGGTGA